The genome window TGATTACATATGCTGTGATGAAACACTTTGCTTCCAATGCTTTAGATAATAAgccttttcatattttaaatgtGATCGATTTctaattatttatgtattatgcAGTACTAACCGGTGCATCCCAAGATGAAAGCACTTATACTTGTTGGAGGATTTGGAACTCGGTTGAGGCCACTGACTCTCAGCGTGCCCAAACCACTTGTTGAATTTGCAAATAAACCTATGATCCTGCATCAGGTATATTTTAGAAACATTGTCATAGGTTAGAATTTAATTACTAGTATACATGATGGCGGATCAGCTACACACCGCAAATTTTAAGATAAAACCATCATATTCTTATAATTAATATGAGATCTTTGTGCATGCAGACAGTAATCTCTGTTCTTTTTGATACCCATGTGCTTACCTCCAGTATTTGAAATCTATACGCAAAAGAATTCGAGGTTGCTGGTTTTGGCATTAAAGGATTCTGGATTATATTCTacttgtatattttttaatgcATAATGAGATGTATTAATAAGATTTGAGAAATCTGAAGTTGAAATTTAGACAAAGTGACTGGAATAGTTAGCATGTATGTGGATTATATATGGTTTGCTGCAATCAACTTCATCTCTTACTCAGTTGGCAGATAAAACACACATATGTTTGCGATTTAAAAAATTCTCCATGATACTTTTTGTGGATGTCTGCGTCCTTTTGCCTTTCcgttttttaaatgatataaacaatttttttggtgTGCATCTGCAATTTGTTTGATAAGAAGCTTATGATATTGACTTGGAAGTACATCAGATTGAGGCTCTCAAGGCAATTGGGGTCACTGAAGTGGTTCTCGCTATAAATTACCAACCAGAGGTATGAGACTATAGTTGTCAGTGCATGATTGAAATGCTCTTCACATATGACTTTGAATATTGATGCTAAATATTTTCTCAGTTGATGATGAACTTTTTAAAAGAATTCGAGACTAAGCTTGACATTAGGGCTGGCAATTTCAGACACGACCCGAtgacccgacacgaattcgacccgcaaaatacgaattcgggtcagggtatttcgggttcgggtcgatttcgggtcgaCCCAAAATTAACCTGAAAaaatcgggtcattttcgggtcgAGTTCGGGTAACCCGAAATCAACCcgcatatatattatatattatatatttagtagtttatatgtaaattatatgtaaatgtaATAGTATACGGAACCCCAGGAACCCCACAGACACTGCTTATTCATTTGTTTCATTTTACAGATCTGAGAGACTGAGGCTAAGCCGCCTCATCTTCAACTTTAAGTCTCAACCAGAAATATCTCCGTCGCGTCGTCGACTCTTCTTTCAGCCTTCAAATCAAAGCCATCAGTTCCAATCTCCTCCCCTCTCAGCCTCTCACTCCGGTTCGAAATCGCGCCGTTGTTTCTTTTTTCCGCCTTCAAATCAAAGCCATCAGTTCCAATCTCCTCCCCTCTCAGTCTCTCACTCCGGTTCGAATCTTCACTCCCTAGTCTCCAGTCCAGTCCGATTCGTATGCGATTTAGTTTTTCAGTTTCGAAATTGGTAAGTTTCGGGTAATTTCGGGTCGTGTCGGGTAACCCGAAATTAAATCGTGTCGGGTTCGGGTATGACACATGTACCCATAAAATTTTCGGgccgggttcgggttgggttgaAAATACTGCCCGAGGATGTtgacccgacacgaacccgacccacGACCCGCAATTGCCAGCCCTACTTGACATCAAGATCACCATTTCACGAGAGACTGAACCACTTGGAACTGCTGGCCCCCTGGCTTTAGCTAGAGAAAAATTAGTAGATGGGTCTGGTGAGCCATTTTTCGTTTTGAATAGTGATGTCATCAGTGAGTACCCTCTGCAGCAGATGATTGCCTTTCACAAATCCCATGGGGGTGAAGCGTCCATAATGGTCACTAAGGTAAATTAGGATACAAGTTATTGCTTCACAATATTTTCATACTGGCTGTTCCtgcttataattaatttttaaatgtgGTTTGAATTAGATAGAAGAATCTAAAATTAGTTTTATAGGTGGACGAGCCTTCAAAATATGGAGTTGTGGTTATGGAAGAGGCATCAGGACAAGTTGAAAGATTTGTCGAGAAACCAAAATTGTTTGTCGGAAACAAAATCAATGCAGGGATATACCTGCTGAATCCATCTGTTCTCGATCGAATTGAACTCAGGCCCACCTCAATTGAAAAGGAGGTCTTTCCACAGATCGCAGGAGAGAAAAAGCTATTTGCGATGGTCTTACCAGGGTTTTGGATGGATGTTGGGCAGCCAAAGGATTACATTACCGGCCTGAGTCTATACCTGGACTCCTTGAGAAAGAGAAATTCATTCAAGCTGGCTACTGGTCCGCATATTATAGGAAATGTCTTGGTAGATGAGAGTGCCAGA of Daucus carota subsp. sativus chromosome 3, DH1 v3.0, whole genome shotgun sequence contains these proteins:
- the LOC108210807 gene encoding LOW QUALITY PROTEIN: mannose-1-phosphate guanylyltransferase 1 (The sequence of the model RefSeq protein was modified relative to this genomic sequence to represent the inferred CDS: deleted 1 base in 1 codon), with product MKALILVGGFGTRLRPLTLSVPKPLVEFANKPMILHQIEALKAIGVTEVVLAINYQPELMMNFLKEFETKLDIRITISRETEPLGTAGPLALAREKLVDGSGEPFFVLNSDVISEYPLQQMIAFHKSHGGEASIMVTKVDEPSKYGVVVMEEASGQVERFVEKPKLFVGNKINAGIYLLNPSVLDRIELRPTSIEKEVFPQIAGEKKLFAMVLPGFWMDVGQPKDYITGLSLYLDSLRKRNSFKLATGPHIIGNVLVDESARIGEGCLIGPDVAIGPGCVVESGVRLSRCTVMRGVHLKKHACISSSIIGWHSTVGQWSRVENMTILGEHVHVCDEIYSNGGIVLPHKEIKSSILQPQILM